A single region of the Duganella sp. BuS-21 genome encodes:
- a CDS encoding TonB-dependent receptor, translated as MRTKTTAISNAVLLLMAGIAGAASAQEEAPAPANPEENRVVITGTRLANRGFLAPTPVNVVDAQELKVSGTQNLENLLNDTPQFTANQLNSPTANTVQAGQPSGTSTLNLRNLGATRNLVLVNGRRFAITGPDFTTDINTIPTALVKRIETVTGGSSAVYGSDAISGVVNFILRDNFEGAEISVQGNWDQPTHTPTKSIDLTVGGNFDNKKGNAVLSINFQDRQGMTRGDLGGYAIPSLGDGCVTSASWSATGPGTPLSVPSGQSCLSAGGRPGLVYSGSSTVPTGRIGNLPLYGSSGSNAALDAAMAAAGLQNITTLGAVFDSTGKVIRPYTTADAYDLGPLSYVMTPQKRWVANGFAHYNFNEYATGYTEVHFSNNTANVQIAPAGAGANFLVNTNNPYLSPQMQEVLRQLDLKESGTSRITNGSQTLSTTAGDGLAIVNLNRRLTDIGTRFAATDHSTFRIALGLKGKLNDVSEKYLTDLKYDMYYTNSRTTESQFQSGSISLSRYQNAILSQGGAAPVLNPFGQNITPAAAGAVAINSNSAITAEQQGLAANLTGKLFELPAGPVDFSTGVEHRHAYSRYSPDAYLSSGDVSGWNAARATQGESTVKEIFGEARVPLLSDAPFAKNLSLSGAFRRSDYDIESVGTVWTNSVGTEWTPVESLTFRAQKQKSIRAPNVGELFGGQGTNGPTATDPCSSRQPASQQTAAVRALCVATGVPTNLVFDQAVQPTNFITQIVGGNPGLKAETSHTTTVGAVFAPRAVPGLQLSVDYYKITLDDAISTLGGGGIQSVLNLCYNTIQNANSVYCKAINRDPLTGQIAAPTYVMTTAANIGGIKTQGYDLSGHYGFRTGWGLMGADTRWNIDSNWTYVKELTFTPIQDLPNITNQCVGSFGQTCGQPVPKWKGTARLTMNSGKLMLSARARFIGKLTVDNYVLPLGQGTTPPALETLTNPKIKAYTYLDLTAGYDFTKMVSLTAGIRNVLDKDPPVLGSSQLPANNTIAATYDPLGRNLFFSLNVKL; from the coding sequence ATGAGAACCAAAACGACCGCGATAAGCAATGCTGTGCTTTTGCTGATGGCCGGCATCGCCGGTGCCGCCAGCGCGCAAGAAGAGGCCCCAGCGCCTGCCAACCCTGAAGAAAACCGTGTCGTCATCACCGGCACGCGCCTGGCCAACCGCGGCTTCCTGGCGCCGACCCCGGTGAACGTGGTCGACGCCCAGGAACTCAAGGTATCGGGCACGCAGAATCTGGAAAACCTGCTCAACGACACACCGCAATTCACCGCCAACCAGTTGAACAGCCCGACCGCCAACACGGTCCAGGCCGGCCAGCCATCGGGCACCTCGACGCTGAACCTGCGCAACCTGGGCGCGACGCGCAACCTGGTACTGGTCAACGGCCGCCGCTTCGCCATCACCGGCCCCGATTTCACCACCGACATCAACACCATTCCGACCGCGCTGGTCAAACGCATCGAAACCGTGACCGGCGGTTCGTCCGCCGTGTACGGTTCGGACGCGATTTCCGGCGTGGTCAACTTCATCCTGCGCGACAATTTCGAAGGCGCGGAAATCAGCGTGCAGGGCAACTGGGACCAGCCGACCCACACCCCGACCAAGAGCATCGACCTGACCGTCGGCGGCAACTTCGACAACAAGAAGGGCAACGCGGTCCTGTCCATCAACTTCCAGGACCGCCAGGGCATGACGCGCGGCGACCTCGGCGGCTACGCCATCCCGTCGCTGGGCGATGGCTGCGTCACCTCCGCCTCATGGTCGGCCACCGGTCCCGGCACGCCGCTGAGCGTGCCGTCGGGCCAGAGCTGTTTGTCGGCCGGCGGCAGGCCGGGCCTGGTCTACAGCGGCTCCTCGACCGTGCCGACCGGCCGCATCGGCAATCTGCCGCTGTACGGCTCGTCCGGCTCCAACGCCGCCCTCGACGCCGCCATGGCGGCGGCCGGGCTGCAAAACATCACAACGCTGGGCGCGGTGTTCGATTCCACCGGCAAGGTGATCCGTCCCTACACCACGGCCGACGCCTACGACCTCGGCCCGCTGTCGTATGTGATGACGCCGCAGAAGCGCTGGGTGGCCAACGGCTTTGCGCACTACAACTTCAACGAATACGCCACCGGCTACACCGAGGTCCACTTCAGCAACAACACGGCCAATGTGCAGATCGCCCCGGCCGGCGCCGGCGCCAATTTCCTGGTCAACACCAACAACCCGTACCTGAGCCCGCAGATGCAGGAAGTGCTGCGTCAGCTGGACCTGAAGGAAAGCGGCACCAGCCGCATCACCAACGGTTCGCAGACCTTGTCGACCACCGCCGGCGATGGCCTGGCCATCGTCAACCTGAACCGCCGCCTGACCGACATCGGCACCCGCTTCGCCGCCACCGACCACTCGACCTTCCGCATCGCGCTGGGCCTGAAGGGCAAGCTGAACGACGTATCGGAGAAATACCTCACCGACCTCAAGTACGATATGTACTACACCAACAGCCGCACCACGGAGTCGCAGTTCCAGTCCGGTTCGATTTCGCTGAGTCGCTATCAGAACGCCATCCTGTCGCAGGGCGGCGCGGCGCCGGTGCTCAATCCCTTCGGCCAGAACATCACTCCTGCGGCGGCCGGCGCGGTGGCGATCAACTCCAACTCCGCCATCACCGCCGAACAGCAAGGCCTGGCGGCCAACCTCACCGGCAAGCTGTTCGAACTGCCGGCCGGCCCGGTCGACTTCTCCACCGGCGTCGAGCATCGCCATGCCTACAGCCGCTACTCGCCGGACGCCTACCTGTCCTCGGGCGACGTGTCGGGCTGGAACGCGGCGCGCGCCACCCAAGGTGAATCGACCGTCAAGGAAATCTTCGGCGAAGCCCGCGTGCCGCTGCTGTCAGATGCACCGTTCGCCAAGAACCTGAGCCTGAGCGGCGCCTTCCGCCGTTCCGACTACGACATCGAATCGGTGGGCACGGTGTGGACCAACTCGGTCGGCACCGAATGGACGCCGGTCGAAAGCCTGACCTTCCGCGCGCAGAAACAAAAATCGATCCGCGCGCCGAACGTGGGCGAACTGTTCGGCGGCCAAGGCACCAACGGCCCGACCGCCACCGACCCATGCTCCAGCCGCCAACCGGCCAGCCAGCAAACCGCCGCCGTGCGCGCACTGTGCGTGGCCACCGGCGTACCGACCAACCTGGTGTTCGACCAGGCGGTGCAGCCGACCAACTTCATCACCCAGATCGTCGGCGGCAATCCGGGCCTGAAGGCGGAAACCTCGCACACCACTACCGTCGGCGCCGTATTCGCACCGCGTGCCGTGCCTGGCCTGCAACTGAGCGTGGACTACTACAAGATCACCCTCGACGATGCCATCTCGACGCTGGGCGGCGGCGGCATCCAGTCGGTGCTGAACCTGTGCTACAACACCATCCAGAACGCCAACAGCGTGTACTGCAAGGCCATCAACCGCGATCCACTGACCGGCCAGATCGCCGCGCCGACCTATGTGATGACCACGGCGGCCAACATCGGCGGCATCAAGACCCAGGGCTACGACCTGTCCGGCCACTACGGCTTCCGCACCGGCTGGGGCCTGATGGGCGCCGACACGCGCTGGAACATCGACAGCAACTGGACCTATGTGAAAGAGCTGACCTTCACGCCGATCCAGGATCTGCCCAACATCACCAACCAGTGCGTAGGCAGCTTCGGCCAGACCTGCGGCCAGCCGGTGCCGAAGTGGAAAGGCACGGCGCGCCTGACCATGAACTCGGGCAAGCTGATGCTGTCGGCACGCGCGCGCTTCATCGGCAAGCTGACGGTGGACAATTACGTGCTGCCGCTGGGCCAGGGCACTACCCCGCCGGCGCTGGAGACGCTGACCAATCCGAAGATCAAGGCCTACACCTACCTGGACCTGACGGCTGGCTACGACTTCACCAAGATGGTCAGCCTGACCGCCGGCATCCGCAACGTGCTGGATAAAGACCCACCGGTGCTCGGTTCGTCGCAACTGCCGGCGAATAACACCATCGCCGCGACCTACGATCCGCTGGGCCGCAATCTGTTCTTCAGCCTGAACGTCAAGCTGTGA
- a CDS encoding class I SAM-dependent methyltransferase has product MKQEASAQRNCPVCQTPCQAGLQPWHFVCPACKYEGTSLEPTINVQAMHDVVDEEERERGLRAIRTENFRDLISLIRPMTKPTGRKLLEVGCAHGWFLEEVGTEFQSLGIEPDDQVRNATLKKGLHVVGGYFPDALSPEDKFDVIVFNDVIEHIPSIKDALDACNARMNKGGILVLNLPNSRGFFYLLSKLLARVGWSSPFRRLWQENLPSPHVHYFAPDNLTRLVQQTGLVHEKTVELPSVRVKGLWDRLSCARNVSTVNLLVQYFGILTVAPVLRLFPSDISVGVYRKT; this is encoded by the coding sequence TTGAAACAGGAAGCAAGCGCGCAACGCAACTGCCCGGTTTGTCAAACACCCTGCCAAGCGGGCCTACAACCCTGGCACTTCGTCTGCCCGGCTTGCAAATATGAAGGCACCTCGCTGGAACCCACTATCAACGTGCAGGCGATGCACGATGTGGTGGACGAGGAAGAACGAGAACGCGGCCTGCGCGCGATCCGCACCGAAAATTTCCGGGACCTGATCTCGCTGATCCGTCCCATGACCAAGCCGACCGGGCGCAAGCTGCTTGAAGTCGGCTGCGCCCACGGCTGGTTTCTTGAAGAGGTCGGCACGGAGTTTCAAAGCCTGGGCATCGAGCCGGACGACCAGGTCCGCAACGCCACGCTGAAAAAGGGACTGCACGTCGTGGGTGGTTATTTCCCCGATGCGCTGAGTCCGGAAGATAAATTCGACGTCATCGTGTTCAACGACGTGATCGAGCACATCCCTTCCATCAAGGACGCCCTCGATGCCTGCAATGCGCGCATGAACAAGGGCGGCATACTGGTACTCAACCTGCCGAACAGTCGCGGCTTCTTCTATTTATTGTCCAAGCTATTGGCCCGGGTCGGATGGAGCAGTCCATTCCGACGGCTCTGGCAGGAAAACCTGCCTTCCCCGCACGTCCACTACTTCGCTCCTGATAATTTGACCCGGCTGGTGCAGCAAACAGGGTTGGTCCACGAGAAAACCGTGGAGCTGCCATCGGTGCGCGTGAAAGGGCTATGGGACCGTCTGAGTTGCGCACGCAATGTGAGCACAGTGAATTTGCTGGTCCAGTACTTCGGCATTCTCACCGTGGCGCCCGTCCTTCGACTTTTCCCAAGCGATATCAGCGTTGGCGTCTACCGGAAGACCTGA
- a CDS encoding c-type cytochrome, which translates to MSDAHNEHESAIRTPKQLVAAVVGFFAVTIIGIILLVQFVTTDKLTGAGSNSQAPEEIASRIAPVANDGYTLKDANAPKVLQTGEAIYNSTCVACHGAGVAGAPKFGDPAAWSARLAQGYDTVVKHALEGLRAMPAKGGNPDLDDVEVARAVVYLANASGGKFKEPAVPAPAAAPAAAEPPK; encoded by the coding sequence ATGAGCGACGCACACAACGAACACGAATCCGCCATCAGAACGCCAAAACAACTGGTTGCAGCCGTTGTCGGCTTCTTCGCAGTGACGATCATCGGCATCATCCTGCTGGTCCAGTTTGTCACCACCGATAAGTTGACCGGGGCCGGCTCCAACAGCCAGGCGCCGGAAGAGATCGCCTCCCGCATCGCCCCGGTCGCCAACGATGGCTACACGCTGAAGGACGCCAACGCGCCGAAAGTGTTGCAAACCGGCGAAGCCATCTACAACTCCACCTGCGTCGCCTGCCATGGCGCCGGCGTAGCGGGCGCACCGAAGTTCGGCGACCCGGCCGCCTGGAGCGCACGTCTGGCCCAAGGCTACGACACCGTCGTCAAGCACGCCCTGGAAGGCTTGCGCGCCATGCCGGCCAAAGGCGGTAATCCGGATCTGGACGACGTGGAAGTGGCGCGTGCCGTGGTTTACCTGGCCAACGCTTCGGGCGGCAAGTTCAAGGAACCGGCAGTGCCGGCGCCGGCCGCAGCGCCAGCAGCCGCCGAGCCACCGAAATAA
- a CDS encoding glycosyl hydrolase family 28 protein, with product MNGRDLQRRRVTLALGAGLLGPWLAPAGAAAARAAKCVPSVTWADTLRHELDAMAAQLTQTLKPWPVPARVFTPEQHGWKPATDLLATAPIQQAIEACAAAGGGTVRLATGDYLSGTIVLRSGVMLEVAAGARLLASTTLRDYPEHIARRPTVQDSNMGMNQSLIFAEGCERIGISGKGLIDGRGTKENFPGEETVGSTPGRPFIIRVIDCKQVVIKDIHLKDSPCWMQNYLNCDDLLIDGIHVENQVNHNNDGLDIDSCRRVIVRNSFINAQDDAMCFKGAGQRTAEHILIENCQFYSTCNALKFGTDSQGDFRNVLVRNVVLGGPAADMRAISRRKADGGISWEIVDGGTLERVLVHDARIVRAESPLFLRLGDRGRVRPEQKRPGPGVLRYIVYDRISGDDNGMRGSFFTGVPNAHIEHVLLRDVDLIMTAATEPAVAPADVPEAPAEYPDPHMFSKVMPAYGLWARHTKHLTLQRVRFRSTGKDARPEVLADVCRQ from the coding sequence GTGAACGGACGCGATCTCCAACGCCGGCGCGTGACGCTGGCACTGGGCGCGGGCTTGCTGGGGCCGTGGCTGGCCCCGGCCGGCGCTGCAGCAGCCAGGGCTGCGAAGTGCGTGCCTTCCGTCACTTGGGCGGACACGCTGCGGCACGAGCTGGACGCCATGGCGGCGCAGCTCACGCAGACCCTGAAGCCGTGGCCGGTGCCGGCGCGCGTGTTCACGCCCGAGCAGCACGGCTGGAAGCCGGCGACGGACTTACTGGCCACGGCGCCGATCCAGCAGGCCATCGAAGCCTGCGCGGCAGCCGGCGGCGGCACGGTGCGCCTGGCCACGGGCGACTACCTGAGCGGCACCATCGTCTTGCGCTCCGGCGTCATGCTGGAAGTGGCCGCAGGCGCGCGTCTGCTGGCCAGCACCACCCTGCGCGACTACCCCGAACACATCGCCCGCCGTCCCACGGTCCAGGACAGCAATATGGGCATGAACCAGTCGCTGATCTTTGCCGAGGGCTGCGAGCGCATCGGCATCAGCGGCAAGGGCCTGATCGACGGACGCGGCACCAAGGAAAACTTTCCCGGCGAGGAAACGGTCGGCTCCACGCCTGGCCGGCCCTTCATCATCCGCGTGATCGATTGCAAGCAGGTGGTGATCAAAGACATCCACCTCAAGGACTCGCCGTGCTGGATGCAGAACTACCTCAACTGCGACGATCTGCTGATCGATGGCATCCACGTCGAGAACCAGGTCAACCACAACAACGACGGCCTCGACATCGACAGCTGCCGCCGCGTCATCGTGCGCAACAGCTTCATCAACGCGCAGGACGACGCCATGTGCTTCAAGGGCGCCGGGCAGCGCACGGCAGAGCACATCCTGATCGAAAACTGCCAGTTCTACAGCACCTGCAACGCACTCAAGTTCGGCACCGATTCACAGGGCGACTTCCGCAATGTGCTGGTGCGTAACGTGGTGCTGGGCGGGCCGGCGGCGGACATGCGGGCGATCAGCCGGCGCAAGGCCGACGGCGGCATCTCCTGGGAAATCGTCGACGGCGGCACGCTGGAGCGCGTGCTGGTGCATGACGCGCGCATCGTGCGCGCGGAAAGTCCGCTGTTCCTGCGTCTAGGGGATCGCGGCCGCGTGCGGCCGGAGCAGAAGCGTCCGGGTCCGGGCGTGCTGCGCTACATCGTGTACGACCGCATCAGCGGCGACGACAACGGCATGCGCGGCTCCTTCTTCACCGGCGTGCCCAACGCGCACATCGAGCACGTTCTGCTACGCGATGTGGACCTGATCATGACGGCGGCAACCGAGCCGGCGGTGGCGCCGGCCGATGTGCCGGAAGCGCCGGCCGAGTATCCCGATCCGCACATGTTCTCGAAAGTGATGCCGGCCTACGGCTTGTGGGCGCGGCACACCAAACACCTGACCTTGCAGCGGGTGCGCTTCCGTAGCACCGGCAAGGACGCGCGGCCGGAAGTGCTGGCCGACGTCTGCCGTCAGTAA
- a CDS encoding site-specific integrase: MPTIRKKGEGQYHVQIRKRGYPTQTKTFTKEADAKRWATIIESEMERGVFVSRSEAEATLVRDVLQRFADEVLPTKRSEQSDKSRIKTLIEAFGDYRLASLNSTQVAAFRDQRLQVVGPQSVIHEINLLNRALKSASMDWGIALPGGLPTAQVRKPTKPRGRERRVTQAELTKILTATESTELRTIIALAVETGMRRSELASLAWEEVDLKKQTAHIPMTKIDVPRTVPLSKAAIKALKEFGVKSEGRVFALQAESISQAFERACEPHRANIKDVRFHDLRHEATSRLFEKGINVMEVAAITGHRTLDMLKRYTHLRAEDLARKLR, translated from the coding sequence ATGCCGACGATCCGAAAAAAAGGCGAGGGTCAATACCACGTACAAATTCGTAAGCGCGGGTATCCAACGCAAACGAAAACTTTCACCAAAGAGGCGGATGCAAAGCGGTGGGCCACGATCATTGAATCGGAAATGGAGCGAGGCGTATTTGTGTCTCGGTCCGAGGCCGAAGCAACCCTCGTCAGGGATGTGCTCCAACGTTTCGCAGACGAGGTGCTTCCAACAAAGCGAAGCGAGCAGTCAGATAAATCACGCATTAAAACATTGATAGAAGCGTTTGGTGATTATCGCCTAGCAAGCTTAAATTCAACTCAAGTCGCTGCGTTCCGAGACCAGCGGCTGCAAGTCGTCGGCCCACAGTCTGTCATTCATGAAATCAACTTGCTAAACCGAGCATTAAAGAGCGCGTCTATGGACTGGGGCATTGCTCTACCTGGAGGCCTTCCTACCGCTCAGGTGCGCAAACCGACGAAGCCTCGAGGTCGAGAACGGCGGGTTACGCAAGCAGAATTAACAAAGATCCTAACCGCCACTGAATCGACGGAACTGCGAACGATCATCGCACTAGCAGTTGAAACTGGGATGCGCAGGAGTGAATTGGCCTCGCTTGCTTGGGAGGAAGTAGACTTGAAAAAACAGACAGCACACATACCCATGACAAAGATTGATGTACCTCGTACTGTACCTCTTTCAAAGGCAGCTATTAAAGCGCTCAAAGAGTTCGGAGTAAAGAGTGAGGGTAGAGTGTTTGCATTACAGGCTGAGTCAATAAGCCAAGCATTCGAACGCGCATGTGAACCCCATCGGGCCAATATCAAGGACGTTCGATTCCATGATCTACGCCATGAAGCTACCAGTCGTTTGTTTGAAAAAGGCATTAACGTTATGGAGGTTGCAGCGATTACCGGCCACAGGACTCTCGACATGCTTAAACGCTATACCCATTTGCGAGCTGAAGATCTTGCCCGCAAGCTTCGCTAG
- a CDS encoding HigA family addiction module antitoxin, with translation MGARIAAEVFPPGEFLKDELEARGWTQAEFAEIIGKDTRLVSEVMSGKRIVTPETAVALGQALGTGPELWMNLESQYQLSKVRSSGENSIERKAKLHSKFPVREMVKRGWIEASKNIDILEAQLLAFFGISSIDETPAFSHAAKKQSYDDTSTLQIAWLFRARALSRAAPAQKFSESKLKQVFEDLKELTEFVDGARSVASILGNAGIRFVVLESLPGCKIDGACFWLDKSSPVIAMSLRFDRVDNFWHTLFHELDHIVHREGMTEPILDIDIQSDEEKPANEIRANEAAAESLIPRADLEGFIARVSPMFSDESIVGFARRMRVHPGIVVGQLQNRRLLPWSFHRKKLEKVREFVVGSALTDGFGRMIEVS, from the coding sequence ATGGGTGCACGAATCGCAGCCGAGGTATTCCCGCCAGGGGAGTTCTTAAAAGATGAGCTTGAGGCCAGAGGATGGACTCAAGCTGAGTTTGCGGAAATTATTGGCAAAGATACTCGCTTGGTAAGCGAAGTTATGAGTGGTAAACGTATTGTTACGCCTGAGACAGCGGTTGCGCTGGGACAGGCACTCGGCACTGGTCCAGAACTTTGGATGAATTTGGAAAGTCAGTATCAACTATCTAAAGTACGTTCCTCCGGGGAGAACTCAATTGAACGGAAGGCAAAACTTCATAGTAAGTTCCCCGTCAGGGAGATGGTCAAACGAGGATGGATAGAAGCATCTAAAAATATCGATATATTGGAAGCTCAACTATTGGCATTTTTCGGAATTTCGTCGATAGATGAGACTCCTGCTTTCTCTCACGCCGCTAAGAAGCAATCATACGATGATACGTCTACACTACAGATAGCTTGGCTCTTTAGGGCTAGAGCACTTTCAAGAGCTGCTCCCGCTCAAAAATTCTCTGAATCTAAACTAAAACAAGTTTTTGAAGATCTTAAAGAACTGACCGAATTTGTTGATGGTGCTCGTTCGGTGGCATCCATACTTGGAAACGCTGGAATTCGTTTTGTTGTCCTAGAGAGTCTGCCAGGGTGCAAGATTGATGGTGCATGTTTTTGGTTAGACAAATCAAGTCCAGTAATTGCAATGTCTCTGCGATTCGATAGGGTAGACAATTTTTGGCATACGCTTTTCCATGAATTAGATCATATTGTTCATCGTGAAGGCATGACTGAACCTATCCTAGATATTGATATTCAGAGCGATGAAGAAAAGCCTGCTAACGAGATTCGAGCAAATGAAGCTGCTGCGGAGTCTTTGATTCCTCGTGCGGATTTAGAAGGTTTTATCGCGAGAGTAAGTCCTATGTTTAGCGATGAGTCTATTGTAGGTTTTGCGCGACGGATGCGCGTTCATCCTGGCATCGTTGTGGGGCAGTTGCAAAATAGAAGGCTACTTCCTTGGAGCTTTCATAGGAAGAAATTAGAAAAAGTTCGTGAATTTGTTGTTGGTTCAGCTTTAACAGATGGTTTTGGTAGGATGATTGAAGTCTCGTAA
- a CDS encoding type II toxin-antitoxin system RelE/ParE family toxin → MDIDFKDHVYDRLETDPTFTGGFSRPIVTAYRKRLQLIRGAVDERAFYAMKSLHFEKLQGDRAGQYSMRLNDQWRLILELKKQSDGKSVLIISIEDYH, encoded by the coding sequence ATGGACATAGACTTTAAAGACCATGTGTACGATCGACTGGAAACTGACCCAACCTTCACGGGCGGTTTTTCAAGGCCCATCGTAACGGCATACAGGAAGCGCTTGCAACTCATCCGGGGAGCCGTAGATGAGCGGGCGTTCTATGCAATGAAATCGCTGCATTTTGAGAAGCTCCAGGGTGACCGTGCTGGACAGTACTCGATGCGGCTGAATGATCAGTGGCGTTTGATTCTTGAGCTGAAGAAGCAAAGCGACGGCAAGTCTGTCCTGATCATTTCTATCGAAGACTATCATTGA
- a CDS encoding glycoside hydrolase 43 family protein, producing the protein MRNLVVALALACASVGAAEYSNPVIYADYSDPDVIRVGNDYFMVASSFHFSPGIPILTSKDLVNWKILGHVLPKLGFHPSYDMVPPFPLTDSVSKPVGDGLRYAGGVWAPSIRFHNKLFYVYWATPGEGIFMSSSSDPAGPWSEPVMVLAGAGYEDPCPFWDDDGKAYLIHSKVGAGPGILHAMSPDGKTLYDAGKTIIEDKVNLPIFEGPKVYKRNGYYYVFAPIGGVETGPQAVLRSRTIDGPYETHLALKPGNGLKGPHQGGYVETPSGQGWFIHFNSTGAFGRIAHLQPVVWKDDWPIMGDATTPVLKHATPDTTEKSPDFKLQDSDEFSSNKLGLQWSWNHNPDNTRWSLSKRPGFMRMEASKSSYLVGARNTLTQILQGPQSDITTRLELGGMADTQRAGLSMFGVKVPWAGVVRDGGENYIAYSNAGEETRGAKIDAPAVILRAVVKEDQTVQFSYALNEKGPYTNLGPRTQLAKFSWWKGSRPAVFTYVKNDAAGYIDVDWFRLAH; encoded by the coding sequence ATGCGGAATCTGGTGGTGGCGCTGGCGTTGGCGTGTGCTTCGGTGGGGGCGGCGGAATATAGCAATCCTGTGATCTATGCCGATTACTCCGATCCCGATGTCATCCGCGTGGGGAACGATTATTTCATGGTGGCGTCCAGCTTCCATTTTTCGCCGGGCATTCCGATTCTCACGTCCAAGGATCTGGTGAACTGGAAAATCCTCGGCCACGTGCTGCCCAAGCTGGGCTTTCATCCTTCCTACGATATGGTCCCGCCGTTTCCGTTGACCGATAGCGTGTCCAAGCCGGTCGGCGATGGCTTGCGTTACGCCGGCGGTGTGTGGGCGCCGTCGATCCGTTTCCATAACAAGTTGTTCTACGTGTACTGGGCCACGCCGGGGGAGGGCATTTTCATGAGCTCCTCCAGCGATCCCGCCGGGCCCTGGTCCGAGCCAGTGATGGTGCTGGCCGGCGCCGGCTATGAAGATCCGTGCCCGTTCTGGGACGACGACGGCAAGGCCTACCTGATCCACTCCAAGGTCGGCGCCGGACCCGGCATCCTGCACGCCATGAGCCCGGACGGCAAGACGCTGTACGACGCCGGCAAGACCATCATCGAAGACAAGGTCAACCTGCCCATCTTCGAAGGCCCCAAAGTCTACAAGCGCAACGGCTACTACTATGTGTTCGCGCCGATCGGCGGCGTCGAGACGGGTCCGCAGGCGGTGCTGCGCTCGCGCACCATCGACGGGCCGTATGAAACCCATCTCGCGCTCAAGCCGGGCAATGGCCTGAAGGGGCCGCACCAGGGCGGCTATGTGGAGACGCCGTCGGGGCAGGGCTGGTTCATTCACTTCAACAGCACCGGTGCTTTCGGCCGCATTGCGCACCTGCAGCCGGTGGTGTGGAAAGACGACTGGCCTATCATGGGTGACGCCACCACGCCGGTGCTCAAGCACGCCACGCCGGATACCACGGAAAAATCACCGGACTTCAAGCTGCAGGACAGCGATGAATTCTCATCCAACAAGCTGGGCTTGCAGTGGTCATGGAATCATAATCCGGACAACACGCGCTGGAGCCTGAGCAAACGTCCCGGTTTCATGCGCATGGAAGCGAGCAAGTCCAGCTACCTGGTCGGCGCGCGCAATACGTTGACGCAGATCTTGCAAGGGCCGCAATCCGACATCACCACCCGCCTGGAACTGGGCGGCATGGCCGATACGCAGCGCGCCGGCCTGAGTATGTTCGGTGTGAAGGTGCCGTGGGCCGGCGTGGTGCGCGACGGCGGCGAGAATTACATCGCCTATTCGAACGCCGGCGAGGAAACGCGCGGCGCGAAGATCGATGCGCCGGCCGTGATCTTGCGCGCCGTGGTCAAGGAAGACCAGACCGTGCAGTTTTCCTACGCACTCAATGAAAAAGGGCCGTACACGAATCTCGGCCCGAGGACGCAACTGGCGAAGTTCTCATGGTGGAAAGGCAGCCGGCCCGCCGTCTTCACCTACGTGAAGAACGACGCGGCCGGCTATATCGACGTCGACTGGTTCCGCCTCGCTCACTGA